One window of the Onychostoma macrolepis isolate SWU-2019 chromosome 21, ASM1243209v1, whole genome shotgun sequence genome contains the following:
- the ftsj1 gene encoding putative tRNA (cytidine(32)/guanosine(34)-2'-O)-methyltransferase encodes MGRSSKDKRDIYYRLAKEEGWRARSAFKLLQLDEEFNLFKGVSRAVDLCAAPGSWSQVLSRKLRGKDKSEEVKIVAVDLQAMAPLPGVTQIQGDITKISTAQEIIQHFEGQSADLVVCDGAPDVTGLHDVDEYIQAQLLLAALNITTHVLKPGGNFVAKIFRGKDVTLLYSQLKIFFSSVTCAKPRSSRNSSIEAFVVCQNYSPPEGYVPNMSNPLLDHSYDVDFNQLEGPNRTIVPFLACGDLSAFDSDRTYPLQLDSSKEYQYLPPTQPPIRPPYQQACQLRKNNLLAKEDSPSGALDDSLSALDLNKSPDTNTVTPGTSD; translated from the exons ATGGGGCGCTCATCCAAAGACAAACGCGATATATACTACAGGCTCGCGAAGGAGGAGGGCTGGAGAGCGAGAAGTGCCTTCAAACTCCTGCAGCTGGATGAGGAGTTCAACCTTTTTAAAG GTGTTAGTCGTGCTGTGGATCTGTGTGCGGCACCTGGCAGCTGGAGTCAAGTTCTGAGCCGCAAACTCCG TGGAAAAGACAAGAGTGAAGAGGTCAAGATTGTGGCAGTTGACCTTCAAGCAATGGCCCCTTTGCCAGGTGTCACACAAATTCAAGGAGACATCACCAAG ATTTCTACAGCACAGGAGATTATTCAACATTTTGAAGGACAGTCAGCAGACTTGGTCGTGTGTGACGGCGCCCCTGATG TTACAGGTCTTCATGATGTAGATGAATACATTCAGGCACAGCTCCTGTTGGCG GCTCTCAATATCACCACACACGTTCTCAAACCAGGTGGCAACTTTGTTGCAAAA ATCTTCAGGGGAAAAGATGTGACCCTGCTGTACTCCCAGCTCAAGATCTTCTTCAGTTCTGTAACCTGTGCCAAACCACGCAGCAGCCGTAACTCTAGCATAG AGGCATTTGTGGTGTGTCAGAATTACTCTCCACCTGAAGGTTATGTCCCTAACATGTCCAACCCTTTACTGGATCACTCTTATG ATGTCGACTTCAACCAGCTAGAGGGGCCAAACCGAACAATAGTTCCTTTCCTTGCTTGTGGAGATCTTAGTGCCTTTGATTCAGACAGAACTTACCCACTTCAG CTCGATTCTAGTAAAGAGTACCAGTATTTACCACCCACCCAACCTCCAATTCGGCCACCGTACCAACAAGCTTGTCAGCTCCGCAAGAATAACTTGTTAGCCAAAGAGGACTCGCCTTCTGGCGCACTTGATGATTCCCTGTCTGCCTTAGATCTCAACAAAAGTCCGGACACGAACACAGTCACACCAGGAACCTCTGATTAA